A window of Natrinema versiforme contains these coding sequences:
- a CDS encoding cbb3-type cytochrome c oxidase subunit I: protein MSELPPRTTLKRWLVTTNHKDVGILYLATAIFFLLFAGILALLFRTHMWESGGIGLLENQEFNQAVTNHGLLMVFWYLSPFAFGFANYLVPLQIGAKDLSFPRLNAMSYWFYLFSGILIALAFFQGRAFAGGWYMYAPLNVPMYNTAMAATSGGTLTILALVLFVMSTTIATVNFLTTIHYERAEGLGLWNMPLFTWSILLTVWMMLFAFAALLAALLLLVSDRILLTQYFATDQGSSLLWAHIFWFFGHPEVYIVFFPALGVLFETFQTFCGRRLVGRKWVIIAMVLVAVQSFLVWAHHMFLTTINLPIKTLFMATTIGISLPFDLMVFSLIYTMVKGRVRFTTPFLWSLGTLVIFIIGGITGVFLGAVVLDYEFRGTYWVVAHFHYVMVAGSTALVGAVYYWWPKITGKMYDETLGKLHFATYFIGFNLLYFPMFMAWETPRRVFNFSSELTIYHRLATVGAFVLAASYLIMFYALGKSLLSGPDAPDNPWAYSRTAEWATTSPPPLENWPDRPSYASGKLEFVDDATAADGGAAAHERAGQTESLEAEHEDHASIWPFGVGIGMFVMFLGLSGLTPWVANFATERGAEIQETGSTDLVHPVLFVGGIAILGYTLFEYGRERFHAPDQPIAERWPFENVGGTKLGVWFFLASDVIVFGAAIGAYVFMRLHAGWGSFETVPPSEIIGLVNTYVLLTSSFTVIIALVMAERENKRGLLASLGVTLALGLTFLTIKGYEWSQEFAHGIYWFTELEYSLYFVTTGLHAFHVILGLLIALFMIYRVVTVDAYLRDHRPVEYFGLYWHFVDIVWVILFPLFYLM from the coding sequence ATGAGTGAGCTCCCGCCGCGGACCACCCTCAAGCGGTGGCTGGTCACAACCAACCACAAGGATGTCGGAATTCTCTATCTAGCGACGGCGATCTTCTTTCTGCTGTTCGCCGGGATCCTCGCGCTGTTGTTCCGTACACATATGTGGGAGTCCGGCGGGATCGGCCTCCTCGAGAATCAGGAGTTCAATCAGGCGGTGACGAACCACGGACTCCTGATGGTGTTCTGGTATCTCTCGCCGTTCGCGTTCGGCTTCGCGAACTACCTCGTCCCGCTCCAGATCGGGGCGAAGGACCTCTCGTTCCCGCGGCTGAATGCCATGAGTTACTGGTTTTACCTGTTTTCGGGAATCCTCATCGCCCTCGCGTTCTTTCAGGGGAGGGCCTTCGCCGGCGGCTGGTACATGTACGCGCCGCTGAACGTGCCGATGTACAACACGGCGATGGCGGCGACGTCCGGCGGGACGCTGACGATCCTCGCGCTGGTCCTGTTCGTCATGTCGACGACGATCGCGACGGTCAACTTCCTCACGACGATCCACTACGAGCGCGCGGAGGGGCTCGGACTGTGGAACATGCCGCTGTTCACGTGGTCGATTCTGCTGACCGTCTGGATGATGCTCTTTGCCTTCGCCGCCTTGCTCGCCGCCCTGCTGTTGCTGGTCAGCGACCGGATCTTACTGACCCAATACTTCGCGACCGATCAGGGCTCGAGCCTCTTGTGGGCGCATATCTTCTGGTTCTTCGGCCACCCGGAGGTGTACATCGTCTTCTTCCCGGCGCTCGGGGTGCTGTTCGAGACGTTCCAGACCTTCTGTGGCCGGCGGCTGGTCGGCCGCAAGTGGGTCATCATCGCGATGGTCCTCGTGGCCGTTCAGTCGTTCCTCGTCTGGGCCCACCACATGTTCCTGACGACGATCAACCTCCCGATCAAGACGCTCTTCATGGCGACGACGATCGGGATTTCGCTGCCCTTCGACCTGATGGTCTTCTCGCTGATCTACACGATGGTCAAGGGCCGGGTCCGCTTTACCACGCCGTTCCTGTGGAGTCTCGGGACGCTGGTGATCTTCATCATCGGCGGCATTACGGGGGTCTTCCTCGGGGCCGTCGTGCTGGACTACGAGTTCCGGGGCACCTACTGGGTCGTCGCGCACTTCCACTACGTGATGGTCGCCGGCTCGACGGCGCTGGTTGGCGCGGTCTACTACTGGTGGCCGAAGATCACCGGGAAAATGTACGACGAGACGCTCGGCAAACTCCACTTCGCGACGTACTTCATCGGGTTCAACCTGCTGTACTTCCCGATGTTCATGGCGTGGGAGACGCCGCGTCGCGTCTTCAACTTCAGTTCGGAGCTGACGATCTATCACCGGCTGGCGACGGTCGGGGCCTTCGTCCTCGCCGCGTCCTACCTCATCATGTTCTACGCGCTCGGCAAGAGCCTGCTCTCGGGCCCCGACGCGCCCGACAACCCGTGGGCGTACTCCCGGACCGCCGAGTGGGCGACGACGTCGCCACCGCCGCTCGAGAACTGGCCGGACCGGCCCAGCTACGCCAGCGGCAAACTCGAGTTCGTCGACGATGCGACGGCGGCCGACGGCGGGGCGGCCGCACACGAGCGAGCCGGCCAGACCGAGTCGCTCGAGGCGGAGCACGAAGACCACGCGAGCATCTGGCCGTTCGGAGTCGGGATCGGCATGTTCGTCATGTTCCTCGGACTGTCGGGACTGACGCCGTGGGTCGCGAACTTCGCCACCGAACGCGGAGCCGAGATACAGGAGACCGGTTCGACCGACCTCGTACACCCGGTGCTTTTCGTCGGCGGGATCGCCATCCTGGGCTACACGCTGTTCGAGTACGGCCGGGAACGGTTCCACGCGCCCGATCAGCCGATCGCCGAGCGCTGGCCGTTCGAGAACGTCGGCGGCACGAAACTCGGCGTCTGGTTCTTCCTCGCCTCGGACGTGATCGTCTTCGGCGCCGCCATCGGGGCGTACGTCTTCATGCGCCTCCACGCCGGCTGGGGTTCGTTCGAGACCGTGCCCCCGTCGGAGATCATCGGCCTCGTCAACACCTACGTCCTGTTGACCTCGAGTTTCACGGTCATCATCGCGCTCGTCATGGCCGAACGCGAGAACAAACGCGGCCTGCTGGCGTCGCTCGGCGTCACGCTCGCGCTCGGGCTCACGTTCCTCACGATCAAGGGCTACGAGTGGAGCCAGGAGTTCGCCCACGGCATCTACTGGTTCACCGAACTCGAGTACTCGCTGTACTTCGTGACGACCGGGCTTCACGCGTTCCACGTCATCCTCGGCCTGCTCATCGCCCTGTTCATGATATACCGCGTCGTGACCGTCGACGCCTACCTCCGGGATCACCGGCCGGTCGAGTACTTCGGGCTCTACTGGCACTTCGTCGACATCGTCTGGGTGATCCTGTTCCCGCTGTTCTACCTGATGTAG
- a CDS encoding Nif3-like dinuclear metal center hexameric protein codes for MELSNVVDRLDEELGTADYADLDASANGLQVGPDEAEIERVAFAVDGVRETFDRAIEADADLLVVHHGLSWGGFDRVTGRTYDRIAPLIENDLALYVSHLPLDGQQELGNAAGVADVLGLEDRTPFGELGPEYIGQRGTAADAYAPDELRERLEDTLETDGEPVQHLDFGPDEIEDVAVVTGSGVDWLDEAAAADADALVTGEGKGKAYHEAQEAGIHVFLAGHYATETFGVQSVQDLVEEWGLETTYLEVPTGL; via the coding sequence ATGGAACTCTCGAACGTCGTCGATCGACTCGACGAAGAACTTGGAACCGCCGACTACGCCGACCTCGACGCCAGCGCGAACGGCCTGCAGGTCGGCCCGGACGAGGCCGAGATCGAGCGCGTCGCGTTCGCCGTCGACGGCGTCCGCGAGACGTTCGACCGCGCGATCGAGGCCGACGCGGACCTACTGGTCGTCCACCACGGGCTCTCGTGGGGCGGCTTCGACCGCGTGACCGGGCGGACCTACGACCGGATCGCGCCCCTGATCGAGAACGACCTCGCGCTCTACGTCTCCCACCTCCCGCTGGACGGCCAGCAGGAACTGGGCAACGCCGCCGGCGTCGCCGACGTGCTCGGCCTCGAGGACCGCACCCCGTTCGGTGAACTCGGCCCCGAGTACATCGGCCAGCGCGGGACGGCGGCCGACGCCTACGCCCCCGACGAACTGCGCGAGCGGCTCGAGGACACACTCGAGACCGACGGGGAACCCGTCCAGCACCTCGACTTCGGCCCCGACGAGATCGAGGACGTGGCGGTCGTCACCGGCAGCGGGGTCGACTGGCTGGACGAGGCCGCCGCGGCCGACGCGGACGCGCTGGTGACCGGCGAGGGGAAAGGCAAAGCCTACCACGAGGCACAGGAGGCCGGCATCCACGTCTTCCTCGCGGGCCATTACGCGACGGAGACCTTCGGCGTGCAATCGGTGCAAGATCTGGTCGAGGAGTGGGGACTCGAGACGACGTATCTCGAGGTGCCGACGGGACTGTAG
- a CDS encoding preprotein translocase subunit Sec61beta, protein MDKGQNTGGLMSSAGLVRYFDSEDSNAIRIDPKTVIAFGVLLGVLVQLLTIVA, encoded by the coding sequence ATGGATAAAGGACAGAACACCGGTGGCCTGATGTCCAGTGCCGGACTCGTTCGGTACTTCGACTCCGAGGACTCGAACGCCATCCGTATCGACCCCAAGACGGTCATCGCGTTCGGCGTGCTACTGGGCGTGCTGGTCCAGTTGCTGACGATCGTCGCGTAA
- a CDS encoding co-chaperone YbbN: protein MTVTLKDFYADWCGPCKTQDPILEELEDDWEGRFEVEKVNVDEKQDVANEYQVRSLPTLIIENDDGIVERFVGVTQRDDIEDALESAGA, encoded by the coding sequence ATGACTGTCACACTTAAGGACTTCTACGCGGACTGGTGTGGCCCCTGCAAGACCCAGGACCCGATCCTCGAGGAGCTCGAGGACGACTGGGAGGGCCGATTCGAAGTCGAGAAAGTAAACGTCGACGAGAAACAGGACGTGGCAAACGAGTACCAGGTTCGATCGCTGCCGACGCTCATCATCGAGAACGACGACGGCATCGTCGAACGCTTCGTCGGCGTCACCCAGCGCGACGACATCGAGGACGCCCTCGAGTCGGCCGGCGCGTAA
- a CDS encoding glycerophosphodiester phosphodiesterase — protein sequence MARPAVIAHRGYAGIAPENTVAAIERATEHDETAMIEIDVRPAACGTPVVVHDERLEGTRDGRPLTDGTGLVRETPLETLRETRVLGTDATVSTLADVLEATPETVGLNVELKGAGRADLRVDGSLPSGERAERREAWRPFVERVVADCDAFGGDLLFSSFCEGAIAALRDVTSEFAAAPLIRDDLGAGLEIARRYECEAIHPPRSAVRDADAAPERATDPGPEIDVLEAAHGEGRAVNVWTVTNWVQFDRLAAAGVDGIVADYPGLGRASSDR from the coding sequence ATGGCCCGTCCCGCCGTCATCGCCCACCGCGGCTACGCCGGTATCGCCCCCGAGAACACCGTCGCCGCGATCGAGCGCGCCACCGAACACGACGAGACCGCGATGATCGAAATCGACGTGCGGCCGGCCGCCTGCGGGACGCCGGTGGTCGTCCACGATGAGCGCCTCGAGGGGACCCGCGACGGGCGACCGCTCACCGACGGGACCGGCCTCGTCCGGGAGACGCCGCTCGAGACGCTCCGGGAAACGCGAGTGCTCGGCACCGATGCCACGGTGTCGACGCTCGCGGACGTACTCGAGGCGACCCCCGAAACGGTCGGTCTCAACGTCGAACTGAAAGGGGCGGGACGGGCGGACCTGCGCGTCGACGGGTCGCTCCCATCGGGCGAACGCGCCGAGCGCCGCGAGGCGTGGCGGCCGTTCGTCGAACGCGTCGTCGCCGACTGCGACGCCTTCGGCGGCGATCTCCTCTTCTCGTCGTTCTGTGAGGGAGCCATCGCGGCGCTGCGCGACGTGACCAGCGAGTTCGCCGCTGCGCCCCTGATTCGGGACGACCTCGGGGCCGGCCTCGAGATCGCGCGCCGGTACGAGTGCGAGGCGATCCACCCGCCGCGGAGCGCGGTTCGCGACGCCGACGCGGCCCCTGAGAGAGCGACCGACCCCGGCCCCGAAATCGACGTGCTCGAGGCCGCCCACGGGGAGGGGCGAGCGGTCAACGTCTGGACGGTGACGAACTGGGTCCAGTTCGACCGGCTCGCAGCGGCCGGCGTCGACGGCATCGTCGCCGACTACCCCGGACTAGGGCGGGCCTCGAGCGATCGATGA
- a CDS encoding glycosyltransferase family 2 protein has translation MASDDRDDDAGECDVSFVVPARNEADYLRGALASLTALDTSYEYEVIVVDGRSTDETPAIAREYGATVVRDAGSSIAAARNLGAERAAGEWLAFIDADTRVRANYLTELLGFVEANGLAAASSYCRITGPRRAKLMELTINHVFSRLERPILPGFNCLVHRRAFDEIGGFPRVANEDTAFSRALARRFPTAYCPAVLVESSGRRVAEDGLTGTLWHYLRLDLERLRTDY, from the coding sequence ATGGCGAGCGACGACCGAGACGACGATGCCGGCGAGTGCGACGTGAGCTTCGTCGTGCCGGCGCGAAACGAGGCCGACTACCTCCGCGGAGCCTTGGCGAGTCTCACCGCACTGGACACGAGCTACGAGTACGAGGTGATCGTTGTCGACGGCCGTTCCACCGACGAGACGCCGGCGATCGCCCGCGAGTACGGCGCGACCGTCGTCCGCGACGCCGGCTCGAGCATCGCCGCCGCCCGGAACCTCGGGGCTGAGCGAGCGGCCGGCGAGTGGCTAGCCTTCATCGACGCCGACACCCGGGTGCGGGCGAACTATCTGACCGAACTGCTCGGCTTCGTCGAGGCCAACGGGCTCGCGGCCGCGAGTTCGTACTGTCGGATCACCGGTCCCCGACGGGCGAAGCTGATGGAACTGACGATCAATCACGTCTTCTCGCGACTCGAGCGCCCGATCCTGCCGGGGTTCAACTGTCTCGTCCACCGGCGAGCGTTCGATGAAATCGGCGGCTTTCCCCGCGTGGCGAACGAGGACACGGCCTTCAGCCGAGCGCTCGCCCGCCGGTTTCCGACGGCCTACTGTCCGGCCGTCTTGGTCGAGAGTTCGGGCCGGCGGGTCGCCGAAGACGGGTTGACGGGCACGCTGTGGCACTACCTCCGACTGGATCTCGAGCGACTTCGAACAGACTACTAA
- a CDS encoding DUF389 domain-containing protein translates to MRLIRVFVPDEDREAVRTALSEMEIEFLFSEADGRRDGSIAEIPVPAGAADTVLEHLYDAGLDEETYTVVTDVDRASVPNAEEITDRYVEGPKGERGASHAEIRERAADLTPDTATYLAFAVASAVVAVGGLLLDSAIVIVGAMVIAPFAGSTLSASAGAVISDREMVVDSATSQVTGLVVAYVGAVVMSVFLQQTGFVQPTLSVGRVGQVGAFATPNLLTLVIAIAAGFAGALALATDLPVSLAGVAVAAAIVPAAAAAGIGTAWGEPLIVAGGAVLLLMNIVFINLTAYLTLIALGYRSSVIRNVRENATVSLRTGAYAVIVLLFLIVVAVTALGTYQHLVFEQQVNDEVQNVLDDPEYNSLELAGVQTEYNDASVFSDEVSVTVTVGRSSGLEHEGLAADLRTEIDAQTSRSVHVDVRFVDYQRAVAAGDAADGRSAWWHVDEWLPRLRSPLSAQPMPQAVTLPTDLVEERADPA, encoded by the coding sequence ATGCGACTCATTCGGGTCTTCGTTCCCGACGAGGACCGCGAGGCGGTACGGACGGCCCTCTCGGAGATGGAGATCGAGTTCCTTTTCAGCGAGGCCGACGGCCGCCGGGACGGGAGCATAGCGGAAATCCCGGTTCCGGCGGGTGCCGCAGACACGGTCCTCGAGCACCTGTACGACGCCGGACTCGACGAGGAGACGTACACCGTCGTGACGGATGTCGACCGGGCGAGCGTCCCGAACGCCGAGGAGATAACGGACCGCTACGTCGAGGGACCGAAGGGCGAGCGGGGCGCTTCGCACGCCGAGATCCGGGAGCGCGCGGCGGACCTGACCCCGGACACGGCGACGTACCTCGCGTTTGCGGTCGCGAGCGCGGTCGTCGCGGTCGGTGGTCTCCTGCTCGATTCCGCCATCGTCATCGTCGGCGCGATGGTGATCGCGCCCTTTGCGGGATCGACGCTCTCCGCGAGCGCGGGCGCCGTCATCAGCGACCGCGAGATGGTCGTCGACAGCGCCACGTCGCAGGTGACGGGGCTCGTCGTCGCGTACGTCGGCGCGGTCGTGATGAGCGTGTTCTTACAACAGACGGGGTTCGTCCAGCCGACGCTGTCCGTCGGTCGCGTCGGGCAGGTGGGCGCGTTCGCCACGCCGAACCTCCTGACGCTCGTCATCGCCATCGCGGCCGGGTTCGCCGGCGCGCTCGCGCTCGCGACCGATCTCCCCGTCTCGCTGGCCGGCGTCGCCGTCGCGGCGGCCATCGTGCCCGCCGCCGCCGCGGCCGGCATCGGGACGGCGTGGGGCGAGCCGCTCATCGTCGCCGGCGGCGCCGTCTTGCTCCTGATGAACATCGTGTTCATCAACCTCACCGCGTATCTCACGCTCATCGCGCTCGGTTACCGCTCGTCGGTCATCCGCAATGTCCGCGAGAACGCGACCGTCTCGCTCCGTACGGGCGCGTACGCCGTCATCGTCCTCCTGTTCCTGATCGTCGTCGCGGTGACGGCCCTCGGAACGTACCAGCACCTCGTCTTCGAACAGCAGGTGAACGACGAAGTCCAGAACGTGCTCGACGACCCCGAGTACAATTCGCTGGAACTCGCCGGCGTCCAGACCGAGTACAACGACGCAAGCGTGTTCAGCGACGAGGTCTCGGTGACGGTGACCGTGGGGCGCTCGAGCGGGCTCGAACACGAGGGGCTGGCGGCGGACCTGCGGACCGAGATCGACGCGCAGACGAGTCGGTCGGTCCACGTCGACGTGCGGTTCGTCGACTACCAGCGCGCGGTTGCGGCCGGCGACGCAGCCGACGGGCGGAGCGCGTGGTGGCACGTCGACGAGTGGCTGCCGCGCTTGCGGAGTCCCTTATCGGCGCAGCCGATGCCACAGGCTGTGACACTTCCGACGGACCTTGTTGAGGAACGAGCCGACCCGGCGTGA
- a CDS encoding bifunctional 2-polyprenyl-6-hydroxyphenol methylase/3-demethylubiquinol 3-O-methyltransferase UbiG produces MNSNEVRRQWAERSGAYSPEYYAYYGPDHRSESIHGILDRFVDRDAAVLELGCSSGRHLAHLYEHGFENLHGIDVNDDAFDVMEETYPDLAAGGTFYHDTIEDTVGDFADGRFDIVYSVETLQHIHPDAEWVLEDLTRITDDLLITVENEGDDDGSESDGPDVSYVNDDFPLYHRDWNRVFTDLGLLEVDAESGKRDTVRAFRTREE; encoded by the coding sequence TCCGCCGTCAGTGGGCAGAACGGTCCGGCGCATATTCACCGGAGTATTACGCCTACTACGGACCGGACCATCGGAGCGAGTCGATTCACGGCATTCTCGATCGGTTCGTCGACCGAGACGCGGCCGTCCTCGAACTCGGCTGTAGCTCGGGCCGTCACCTCGCACATCTCTACGAACACGGCTTCGAGAATCTGCACGGCATCGACGTCAACGACGACGCCTTCGACGTGATGGAAGAGACCTACCCCGACCTCGCCGCCGGCGGCACGTTTTATCACGACACGATCGAGGACACCGTCGGCGACTTCGCGGACGGCCGATTCGATATCGTCTACTCGGTCGAGACGCTCCAGCACATCCACCCCGACGCCGAGTGGGTGCTCGAGGACCTGACCCGGATCACCGACGACCTCCTCATCACGGTCGAGAACGAGGGCGACGACGACGGGTCGGAATCGGACGGCCCCGACGTGAGCTACGTCAACGACGACTTCCCGCTGTACCACCGCGACTGGAACCGGGTGTTTACCGATCTCGGCCTGCTCGAGGTCGACGCCGAGTCGGGGAAGCGAGACACCGTTCGCGCGTTCCGCACTCGGGAAGAGTAG
- the npdG gene encoding NADPH-dependent F420 reductase, with protein sequence MRIALLGGTGDIGEGLALRLARDTGHEILIGSRDPEKARDAVAEYEDELADRTDEVDIKGFGNEMAADRADVVVLSVPPYYVGDTVEAVADNLDSDTVLVTPAVGMQGDEDGLHYHPPEAGSVTELVAGRAPDEVPVVGAFHNLAADALSNLDNDLDLDTLVVADDDAAGDTVLTIANEIEGLRALEAGPLANAAEVESVTPLVINIAKYNEDMHDVGVKWT encoded by the coding sequence ATGCGAATTGCACTACTGGGCGGCACCGGCGATATCGGCGAAGGACTCGCACTGCGGCTCGCCCGCGATACGGGCCACGAGATCCTCATCGGCTCCCGGGACCCCGAGAAGGCCCGCGACGCGGTCGCGGAGTACGAGGACGAACTCGCGGACCGCACCGACGAGGTCGACATCAAGGGCTTCGGCAACGAGATGGCGGCCGACCGGGCCGACGTCGTCGTCCTCAGCGTCCCGCCGTACTACGTCGGCGACACCGTCGAAGCGGTCGCCGACAACCTCGACTCGGACACCGTGTTGGTGACGCCCGCCGTCGGCATGCAGGGCGACGAGGACGGACTCCACTATCACCCGCCCGAGGCCGGTAGCGTCACCGAACTCGTCGCCGGACGGGCTCCCGACGAGGTCCCGGTCGTCGGCGCGTTCCACAACCTCGCGGCCGACGCGCTGTCGAACCTCGATAACGACCTCGACCTCGACACGCTCGTCGTCGCCGACGACGATGCGGCCGGCGACACGGTCCTGACGATCGCCAACGAGATCGAGGGCCTGCGCGCACTCGAGGCGGGGCCGCTGGCCAACGCAGCCGAAGTCGAGAGCGTCACGCCGCTGGTCATCAACATCGCGAAGTACAACGAGGACATGCACGATGTCGGCGTGAAGTGGACCTGA